CGGGCGCTATCCGCGGTCGATCTTCGACCTGCTCCTCGGCCTCAACAGGTGGGTCATGCGGGTGTCGGCCTACACGTCATTGATGACGGACCGCTACCCGCCCTTCCGGCTCGACATGGGCGGCCACGAGAGCACCGTCGTGGATGCACCCGGCGCGCGTGATGGCGCGGGCGCCTCGACCGATCCGGGCCCGGCGCACATCTCGCGACCGTCGTCCACGACGCCGTCGCGCTGGACGGTCGCCAAGGTCCTCTCCGTCGTGGTCGGCTCGTTCCTGGTCCTGATGAGCCTCACTCTCGCGGCCGGCGCGTTGATCGTGGCCGCCGTCGGGCTGGCCGAGGACGACGGCTTCCTCACCAGTCCGCGCATCGACGTGGACAGCGCCACCCACGCGGTCATCTCCCAGGACGGCCGCCTCGACATGGGAGACGTGGGGTCAGACCTGCCCGACGGGCTGGTCGGCGACGTTCGCGTCAGTGCTGAATCGGTCTCCGGCACGCCGCTGTTCGTCGGTGTCGCCCCGACGGCCGACGTGCGGCGCTACCTCTCGGGGGTGGAGCACGCCACGCTCGAGGACGTCCACGACGACCACGCCGAGCTCAGGACCACGCGCGGCGACGCCCCCGCCTCGCCTCCGGCCCAGGAAACCTTCTGGGCGGCGAAAGCGAGCGGCGCCGATGCGACGCTCACCTGGGAGCTCGCCGGCGGCGACTGGACCGTCGTGGTGATGAACGAGGACGGCTCGGCCGGTGTGTCGGCCCGGGTGGCCACCGGCGTCAAGGTCTCCGGCCTCGACGAATCGGCGGCAGTGGTGCTCGTGCTCGCCGGGCTGGTCCTGCTGGTCGGGATCGTGCTCGTCGCCATCGGCGTCCTCACCGCGAGGCCGCGGCGCCACAGGACCTAGGGGCCAGCCGCGGCGATCACCACGTCCGCGCGCTCCGCCGGCCGCTCCACCCGCTCGTAGGCGTGCCCCTCCGGGATCCACTTCGTGTCCCAGAGGTCGAGGTCGTCGCGGCCGTCGCCCTGCGCGGCGTTGCGCACCTTCGCGCGGGCGCCGGCGGTGGCGGGGTCGAGGTCGATCCAGACGGCCAGGTCGAACCAGTCGCGCGTGCGGTCGCTGAACAGCCGGATGCCCTCCACGAGCAGGACGGCCGGCATCGGCTCGTCCACGACGCCCGTCTCCCCCGACGACCAGCGGTAGTCGAACCTCAGCCGCTCGCGGCCCCGCCGTGCGTCGTGCACGACCGACTCGACCAACGCCCAGTCGTGCTGCTCCCACATCCCGGCGTCGCGGCCGCACGTGGCCGCCTTGCACCAGTCGGTCGCCACCACCTGCGCCTCCCGCAGACCGAGGTCGGCGGCCAGCCGGAGCCCCACCGTCGACTTGCCCGCGCCGCCGTGACCGCTGATGCCGACGACCGGGATCCGACCCGTGGCGGGCACCAGGCCGCGCACCCGGGCCAGCAGGTCGTCGTACGTCGTCGCGGTGGGCATCACCGCGACCCTGCCGGGGTGCCGGGCCGCGGCGCCAGCGAGTTTCGCTCCCCGGGTAGGAGTCGAACCTACGTCGCTAGTCCTGATTCAAAGTCAGGCGGGCCCTGCCGGCAGACCAACCGGGGATAGGCGCCCAAGCCTAGGGCCCGCCTCGGGCGGGACTGCCGAGACCCGGCAGACCAACCGGGGATAGGCGCCCAAGCCTAGGGCCCGCCTCGGGCGGGACTGCCGAGACCCGGCAGACCAACCGGGGATAGGCGCCCAAGCCTAGGGCCCGCCTCGGGCGGGACTGCCGAGACCCGGCAGACCAACCGGTCTTCACGAGACCTCCACGCCGATCCCGGCCCGTCCGGGTGCGGCGTGGGGTCCCGGCCCGCTAGCGTGGCCGTCGTGACGGGGGAGATTCTCAGACGCCCGCCGGTCATCTCGACCGCGGGCCTCACCAAGCACTACGGGACGGTGCATGCGCTGACCGACCTCACCGTCGACGTCGGCGAGGGCGTGACCGGGCTGGTCGGCGCCAACGGCGCCGGCAAGTCGACGCTCATCAAGATCCTGCTCGGCCTGCTCGAGCCGACGGGCGGCCACGCCCACGTGCTCGGCCACGACATCGAGCAGGACAGCCAGGAGATCAGGCGGCTCGTGGGCTACATGCCCGAGCACGACTGCCTGCCGCCCGACGTGAGCGCCAGCGACTTCGTCGTGCACATGGCGAGGATGTCGGGACTGGGCGCCTCCGCGGCCCGCGAGCGGTCGGCCGACGTGCTGCGCCACGTGGGCCTCGACGAGGAGCGCTACCGGCCCATGGGCGGCTACTCCACGGGCATGAAGCAGCGCGCCAAGCTCGCCCAGGCACTGGCCCACGACCCGCGGCTGGTCTTCCTCGACGAGCCCACCAACGGCCTCGACCCGGCGGCACGCACCGACATGCTGCGCCTGGTGCGGCGCATCGGCAACGACTTCGGCATCGCCGTCCTCGTCACGTCCCACCTGCTCGGCGAGCTCGAGCAGGTCAGCGACCACGTCATCGTCCTCGACGGCGGCCACCTGCTGCGCAGCAGCGCCACCGGTGAGTTCCTGGAGCGCACCGGGAGCCTGCTGGTCGAGGTGGTCGGCACCGAGAGCGAGCGCGATCGGCTCGGTGAGGCCCTCGCCCAGCGCGGGCTCACCTGCCGCCCGCGCGGCACGATGGTCGCGGTCGACCCGCCCCCGCCGGAGCTCGCCGAGGGCACGGCCGTCCACGACCTGGTCCGCGACGTCGCCGCCGACCTCGGCCTGGGCCTGATGCGGCTCCAGCCCGACCGGCACCACCTCGAGGACGTCTTCCTCGAAGGAGGCACCCGTGTCTGAGCCCTCCGGCCCGGGACGCTCCGGCGTCATCCACGACCTCGGCTACCGCCACTACGAGGGCGTGCGCGAGGGCACCCCCGCCATCGCGCGCACCCTCTTCGCCACCGGACTGCGCCACGCCTACGGGCTCGGCCGGTCGGGCAAGTCCAAGGTGATGCCGTTCCTGTTGCTGGCGATGTCGCTGCTGCCGGCCACGATCGTGGTCGGCGTGGTGGTCCTCACCGGCCTGGGCGACCTTCCGGTGTCCTACGCCGACTACACCAACCAGACGCAGCTGCTGGTGAGCCTGTTCGCCGCCTCCCAGGCGCCGGTGCTGTTCTCCCGCGACCTGCGCCACCGCTCGATCGTGCTCTACCTCGCCCGCCCGCTCCCCGCGGCGGTCTTCGCGCTGGTGCGGTGGCTCTCCCTGACCGTCGCCGTCCTGCTCTTCACCGCGATCCCCACCGTCGTGCTCTACGCCGGCGCGATGCTCGCCGGGCTCGACAAGAGCGACCAGACGACGGCGCTCCTCAAGGCGCTCGTGCTCCAGGTCCTGCTGGCGATGATGATCGCCGGGGTCAGCGGCCTGATCTCGTCGATCTCCCTGCGCCGCGGCTTCGCCGTCGTCGGCTCGGTGATGGCGCTGATCGTGCTGACCGGCATCGTGACGGTGATGCAGAACATCGCCTACTACGAGGGCGACAGCGAGGCGGCCTCGGTCGGCGTCGGGCTGGTCTCCCCGTGGTCGCTGGTCAACGGCCTGGCCAACGCGTGGGACGCCGGCGTCGAGACGCCGGTCGACGTCACCGGCGCCTGGGTCCCGGCGTACGCCATCGTGGCCGTGCTGCTCGTCGCCGCCTGCCTGCTCGGGCTGGTCGCGCGCTTCCGGAAGGTGGGCTCGCGATGAGCACCCTGGTCCTCGAGTCGGCCTCGCGCTGGTTCGGCAACGTGGTCGCGGTCAACGACGTGTCGCTGTCCATCGGCCCCGGCGTGACGGGCCTGCTCGGCCCCAACGGTGCCGGCAAGACCACGCTGATGGCGATGATGTCGGGCTTCCTCGCCCCGTCTGCGGGCCGCGTCACCCTCGACGGCCGGCCGGTGTGGCGCAACACCGAGACCTACCGGCACATCGGCCTGGTCCCCGAGCGCGAGCTCAGCTTCGGCTACCTCACCGGACGCCAGTTCGTCCGGGCCAACGCCGACCTCCACCGGATCCCCGACCCGGGCGGCGCCACCGAGCGCATCCTCGAGGTCGTCGACATGGTCGAGCCGGCGAGCCGGCGCCTCGACACCTACTCCAAGGGCATGCGGCAGCGCATCAAGATCGCCGCGGCGCTCGTCCACGACCCGGCCGTGCTGCTGCTCGACGAGCCGTTCAACGGCGTCGACCCGCGGCAGCGGATGCACCTCATGGAGCTGCTGCGTCGCCTCGGCGACGAGGGCCGCACCGTCCTCTTCAGCTCGCACATCCTCGAGGAGGTCGAGCGGCTCGCCCGGCACATCGAGGTCGTCGTCTCCGGCCGGCACGCCGCATCCGGCGACTTCGGCGCGATCCGCCGGCTGATGGTCGACCGGCCGGTGCGCTACGCCGTCCAGTCGAGCGACAACCGCACCCTCGCCGCCGCGCTGATGGCGCAGGAGTCGGTGCGCGCGGTGCGCCTCGGCGACGACCACCTCGACGTCCAGGTCGACGACCTGGGCAGCTTCGCGGTGGAGCTGCCCGGCCTGGCCCGGCAGCACGACGTGACCCTGTTCGAGCTCTCCCCCAGCGACGAGTCGCTGGAGAGCGTCTTCGCCTACCTGGTGGCCCGATGATCAAGGACCCCTCATGAACGGGACGATTGCCAAGCTCGCGCTGCAGGCGCTGCTGGGGCGCCGCCGCTTCTACCTCCTGCTCGCGTTCCCGATCCTGCTGATCGGGCTCGTCGTGCTGGTGACCGCACTCGTCGACGGCGACGCCGCCTACCAGATCCTGCCCAACCTCGGCTACCCGCTCGTGCTGCCCCTCGTCGCGATCCTGGCCTCCTCCTCGGTGCTCGGCCCGGAGGTCGACGACGGCTCGATCGTCTACCTCCTCGCCAAGCCGGTGAACCGTCACGGCGTCGCGTTCAGCAAGTGGATCGTCGCGCTCGGCGCCACCTTGACGGCCGGGGCGCTGCCGATCCTGGTCGCCGCGCTCATCACCGGCGACAGCAGCCGGGCGCTCGCGCTGTTCGTCGCCGCGACCGTCGCCGGGACGGCGTACTCCGCGCTCTTCCTCGCGATCTCCGCGGTGACCCGGCACGCCGTCATCGCGTCGCTGATGTTCGTGCTGATCTGGGAGAGCCTGCTGGGCAACCTGTTCAGCGGCATCGCCTGGCTCAGCATCGGCCAGTGGGGCCTGCGCATCGGGCACGAGATCTCCTCCGAGCTGCCCGACCCGGCCAACCTGCCCTACGCGATCATCGCCAGCGTGGTGGTGACCGCCGCCGGCGTGTGGTTCGCCGGCGACCGCCTCCGCTCGTTCTCCATCAGCGGCGACGAGTAGCCGCCGCGGCCGGGCGGCGTCCCACTAGGCTCGCTGTGTGGACCTCCCCGTGATGCCGCCGGTGCAGCCGATGCTCGCCAAGAGCGTGAGCGGCGTGCCCGACCCGGCGAAGCACGGCGGCCTGAGCTTCGAGCCCAAGTGGGACGGATTCCGCTGCCTGGTCTTCAAGGACCGCGACGAGGTCGAGCTCGCCAGCCGCAACACCAAGCCGCTCACGCGCTACTTCCCCGAGGTCGTGGAGGCCGTGCGCCGTCAGCTGCCCGAGCGCGTCGTGCTCGACGGCGAGATCTTCGTCGGACTCGAGGGCGCCGGCGGCTGGCGGTTGGAGTTCGAGGCCCTGCAGGAGCGCATCCACCCCGCCGCGAGCCGGGTCGACAAGCTCGCCGTCGAGACGCCCGCCGGCTTCGTCGCCTTCGACCTGCTCGCGCTCGGCGACGAGTCGTACGTGCATCGGCCGTTCGCCGAGCGCCGCGCCGCCCTCGTGGAGGCGCTCGGCGACCTCGACGGCACCGGGCCGTGCTTCCTCACCCGCACCACCGAGGACCCCGGCGAGGCCGAGCGGTGGTTCGAGGAGTTCGAGGGCGCGGGGCTCGACGGCGTGGTCGCCAAGCCGCTCGGGGCGGCGTACGAGCCCAACAAGCGCACCATGCTCAAGATCAAGCACGAGCGCACCGCCGACGTCGTCCTCGCCGGCTACCGCGAGCACAAGACGTCCACGCCGGAGCAGCCGCTGATCGGGTCGCTGCTGCTCGGCCTCCACGACGACGCCGGCGAGCTGCAGCACATCGGCGTCTCGGCCAGCTTCACCGCCGCTCGGCGCGCCGAGCTGTGGCACGAGCTCCAGCCGCTCGTGTGCGACATCGCCGAGCACCCGTGGGGCCGGTGGAACGAGTTCCTCACCGCCAACCCCGACCGCGTCCCCGGCACCCAGAGCCGGTGGAGCGCCGGCAAGGACCTCGGCTTCACCGCCCTGCGACCCGAGCGGGTGCTGGAGGTGAAGTACGACCACATGGAGGGCCACCGCTTCCGCCACACCGCCCACTTCGTGAGGTGGCGGCCCGACCGCGACCCCCAGAGCTGCGACTACTCCCAGCTCGAGGAGCCCGCCGGCTACGACCTCACTAGGATCCTCAGCACCCGACCCGGAGGCGAGTCATGACCGAGCACACCGACCACCCCACCACCGACGACTCGATCCACGACGGCAGGGGCAGCTACGACGTCGTGCTCCTCGTCGAGCAGGCGATCACGCCGGGCGACGCGAAGCGCGTGCGGTCGCTCCACGCCGAGATCGAGGACCCCGTCGTCTACCACGTGCTGCTGCCGCTCGAGGACGCCGCGGCGCGCATCGAGGCCTCGCTGGGCACGCTCGGCGCGGGCGACCTGATGGCCGCGCCGGCCCTGGCGATGAACGACGTCGACATCGAGGCGCTGCGCCGCGAGTGCGAGGAGCAGTCGTCCTCCGACCTCCAGCAGACCCTCGTGGCGCTGCGCGACGCCGACGGCACCGCCCACGGCAAGATCACCTCC
The sequence above is drawn from the Nocardioides sp. zg-1228 genome and encodes:
- a CDS encoding DUF4389 domain-containing protein, translating into MTTSPEQGDPPVPTSPVPSYPVHSYPVHVDADLDPKLSRGLWLVKWLLAIPHFIVLAFLWIAFGVLSVVAFFAILITGRYPRSIFDLNVGIMRWNWRVGYYATNVLGTDRYPPFRLADVPDYPAHLEIDYPERLSRGLVLVKWWLLAFPHYLVVGIFTGAAAYAVAGADDSTDAVWAGLGLITTLVLIAAVALLFTGRYPRSIFDLLLGLNRWVMRVSAYTSLMTDRYPPFRLDMGGHESTVVDAPGARDGAGASTDPGPAHISRPSSTTPSRWTVAKVLSVVVGSFLVLMSLTLAAGALIVAAVGLAEDDGFLTSPRIDVDSATHAVISQDGRLDMGDVGSDLPDGLVGDVRVSAESVSGTPLFVGVAPTADVRRYLSGVEHATLEDVHDDHAELRTTRGDAPASPPAQETFWAAKASGADATLTWELAGGDWTVVVMNEDGSAGVSARVATGVKVSGLDESAAVVLVLAGLVLLVGIVLVAIGVLTARPRRHRT
- a CDS encoding ABC transporter ATP-binding protein, giving the protein MTGEILRRPPVISTAGLTKHYGTVHALTDLTVDVGEGVTGLVGANGAGKSTLIKILLGLLEPTGGHAHVLGHDIEQDSQEIRRLVGYMPEHDCLPPDVSASDFVVHMARMSGLGASAARERSADVLRHVGLDEERYRPMGGYSTGMKQRAKLAQALAHDPRLVFLDEPTNGLDPAARTDMLRLVRRIGNDFGIAVLVTSHLLGELEQVSDHVIVLDGGHLLRSSATGEFLERTGSLLVEVVGTESERDRLGEALAQRGLTCRPRGTMVAVDPPPPELAEGTAVHDLVRDVAADLGLGLMRLQPDRHHLEDVFLEGGTRV
- a CDS encoding ABC transporter permease, yielding MSEPSGPGRSGVIHDLGYRHYEGVREGTPAIARTLFATGLRHAYGLGRSGKSKVMPFLLLAMSLLPATIVVGVVVLTGLGDLPVSYADYTNQTQLLVSLFAASQAPVLFSRDLRHRSIVLYLARPLPAAVFALVRWLSLTVAVLLFTAIPTVVLYAGAMLAGLDKSDQTTALLKALVLQVLLAMMIAGVSGLISSISLRRGFAVVGSVMALIVLTGIVTVMQNIAYYEGDSEAASVGVGLVSPWSLVNGLANAWDAGVETPVDVTGAWVPAYAIVAVLLVAACLLGLVARFRKVGSR
- a CDS encoding ABC transporter ATP-binding protein; protein product: MSTLVLESASRWFGNVVAVNDVSLSIGPGVTGLLGPNGAGKTTLMAMMSGFLAPSAGRVTLDGRPVWRNTETYRHIGLVPERELSFGYLTGRQFVRANADLHRIPDPGGATERILEVVDMVEPASRRLDTYSKGMRQRIKIAAALVHDPAVLLLDEPFNGVDPRQRMHLMELLRRLGDEGRTVLFSSHILEEVERLARHIEVVVSGRHAASGDFGAIRRLMVDRPVRYAVQSSDNRTLAAALMAQESVRAVRLGDDHLDVQVDDLGSFAVELPGLARQHDVTLFELSPSDESLESVFAYLVAR
- a CDS encoding ABC transporter permease subunit; amino-acid sequence: MNGTIAKLALQALLGRRRFYLLLAFPILLIGLVVLVTALVDGDAAYQILPNLGYPLVLPLVAILASSSVLGPEVDDGSIVYLLAKPVNRHGVAFSKWIVALGATLTAGALPILVAALITGDSSRALALFVAATVAGTAYSALFLAISAVTRHAVIASLMFVLIWESLLGNLFSGIAWLSIGQWGLRIGHEISSELPDPANLPYAIIASVVVTAAGVWFAGDRLRSFSISGDE
- a CDS encoding ATP-dependent DNA ligase is translated as MDLPVMPPVQPMLAKSVSGVPDPAKHGGLSFEPKWDGFRCLVFKDRDEVELASRNTKPLTRYFPEVVEAVRRQLPERVVLDGEIFVGLEGAGGWRLEFEALQERIHPAASRVDKLAVETPAGFVAFDLLALGDESYVHRPFAERRAALVEALGDLDGTGPCFLTRTTEDPGEAERWFEEFEGAGLDGVVAKPLGAAYEPNKRTMLKIKHERTADVVLAGYREHKTSTPEQPLIGSLLLGLHDDAGELQHIGVSASFTAARRAELWHELQPLVCDIAEHPWGRWNEFLTANPDRVPGTQSRWSAGKDLGFTALRPERVLEVKYDHMEGHRFRHTAHFVRWRPDRDPQSCDYSQLEEPAGYDLTRILSTRPGGES